Part of the Lycorma delicatula isolate Av1 chromosome 13, ASM4794821v1, whole genome shotgun sequence genome is shown below.
ATGCGATACGAGCGGTAGATTTCAACCGTCCATCTCTTTACATAGGTGGAGGTCTGACCAAGTATCTAGTTATTTGAGATCGAATTAGAAGCTTACAGATAAGGCTTAATTACCGACTCAGTTTCACGGCAGTAGTTATTCAGTGACGAATGCAGGAATCGATATTACAGGAAAGGACAATATGTGCCTAATATAGCTGGCGTCTATTTTTAAACTCGTGTAGTTAGAtgtaatatgtgtatataatatgtgtgtaatatataataaaataaaagatttttttctcaaaaatatgtaattaatttcaataaattataacgacaaataaaatgttatatctatttatattttgctaTTATGCCTGCtaatagcgtatgaaaaataccaagcttgactgggatttgaactgaGAACTCTCCGTATGAAAGGCAGAGCTGTTACCATTCAATCATTGAAGTATTTGGTAATAATCGTTTGGTATTTGGTAATAAGTATTTGGTAAACATCTATTTTTTCCTATTGTTTTTATTCCGGCTGTAATTATCCCGTTTCTCCAAAGATTCACTAAtcggtttttataattttgttttatttttaagatagtttATATCTACTGTAGTTTCATAAATGATATATAAGATATAGAATAGATGATTTGAtactaacaaattttttcaaaggaaaactgaaatttaaaatacctGAACTCGTAGCAGTATTGAAAAActcttcacaaaattattaactttatatcaattaaataaataaattgtaatacacCGTCTTAATTTggagaatacaaattaaaagaaaataatatgttttcttttctttctttttgatgtttttttttttttaatttcaaaagtgatcgtaatacatattttgaaaacatttttaaaattaagatttattttaaaaaaaatttaattaattttctgttttaattcgGGATATAGGACCACCTTCCAACATCtttcagtacttttttctttactgttttctCTCTTCCCTGCGCCTCTTCATTCTTTTTGCACGTTCAACTTTGCGTTCTTcctcatattttttttctgtttcatttttttattaaaaataaatcttttgacttttgttttaatcgtATAACTTTAAtagaagaaaatctttttatttattaattttgaataggGATTTCTTTGAGGTTTTTTCTTTATAGAGATTTACACAACGTggatgttttaagaaaaaaaatataattcaagaatataaatataaaatgagagaattttgtataaaaaatacttcTCAGAATTTTGATCGGAGATTTTCTCTCCTCAGTCGTATCGGTAGTAAGGAATCTGTTACCGGAGAAATTAAATCTTTCGGTcggtaaataatatataaatgaaaaaaagtttaatttacttaCGGCTTCTGACTACCGGTTGCGGTTGAGGTAACTGTTCTGCTTGTTGTTGTTTTAACTGAGGCATTGCTTGCTGCGGTAATTGTTCGGCTGTGTTAATTAAAACCGGTATCTCAAAAACGTTTGTCTGTGAATTTTCCTGGGGTACTTTCTCTTCTAAGTCGCGGGGTGCTGCCGTAATCCCGGTCGATTCACTTGGAATACGGTTTATCGCTTGAACAGTCTCTTGACCGGTATTGGACTGCGATAATAAGCTGTCGCGGGAAATCGAGTTCTTAtcgagaatattttttataaacggtGATATGTCGTCCATATTAGTTGCGAAGACTGCTACTGCCGCCGGTATCGCAGCATCGCCGTTTACCGGTGAGGGAGAAGGTACCTGTTGTTGAGTTGAGATCGGTGCTGCTGTTTGCGATTCTGGAATATcacctgttaaaaataaaaggagttATATTACTACAGTTTTAATTGAGAATGCATTTGTGTAAAGTTAATCGATCTTTCTGAGTTTGAATCCAGGccaataataacactgatagaaaaaaaatatgttaatgtttctctaagtgtgataccgtttcttgaattgcttttttgcgtacataacagatagatctgtaaatacaatttttctatcaccgtagttttaaattaattacgcttcaaaaaaattaaggaaaaattagttaaaaaaaaagatttataattttgcacggccatacctgtgttagaatgatttagccgatgcttttcttttataaatagcctcaggcacatcccgaattaatatccatcggtaatcggctagcatgttattattccatttcccATTAtggcggctttccatcaccgaaatgtcttggtggaaacgtttacAGTGTTCGTCATTTACATCTCCGAGGATGTCCGGGAAAAATTcaaatgtgagtggaggaaacttattttcaaagtcatattacatcccatagctctggtatgggatgtaatatgtaagtaagaatttgattaacaatatcgtggtcggtaattgtcggatttttgtttgccgagaaatttttgcaaacgtctttaaatgaagcccaagctgtacTTTCTATGTTATTTAACGTATAGTTAAATACATCGTTTTTGAATAATTCTCTTTTTTGAGggcaaaaaaatattctttaatttttccttcacttccattcggaaatttctgcctgatgtacaaaaatccgggactgtccttcattgcttttacaaaatttttcattagtcctagcttgaaattgagagggggtaaaaatattttattgggttcaactaagagctcgtgaataatatttttttccgtttggagtaaagttgtctcgtttcttccactctttagtaacataatttttttcgctAGCTCGGTTGTCccgttcgcaaagaaaacacatgtgcTTAGTATAACCTAACCGCATGCCTAActaaatagctataactttcaaatcaccatatatgttccagctttgttttttataatttattttttcaagaacgtcctTCATCACATCACATCGTATGTATCTTTCAAATTAATGCCATAAGCGATTAGTATCGAAGGAtgtttgttaccgttgtgtagtagaaccgcttttaaactatacgtggacgaatctatgaaaaggcgccagtcctcaggtttaggAACTTGTCCACATatgctcatcaatatttgtggaaattattttcatcaataaattactgagaaaattctttttgtcggcttcgaaagcccgaaatttttgtattttttttaaagtaaattcctaccttgcagtcttgatcctaatagTTCAGCTTCAGTTTTTGATAAAGTTAAATCCCTAAACgaatcatttaattcaccttgtgatataggatgtggcttatcggaagataattcaacatcaaaatcattgttgtcttcttcagtacttcCTGATTCTTCATCtgtgctttcaaaacatacattcagaggcggaactggaataatttcactgtgaggtacaggcctgattgtagatttcaatgaaggatattttacagtatgtttaaattttttagaaattccagacacacttgttaaacaaagtaacagtcggttacatgatcctttggttcacgccaaaccataggtacatcaaatggcaaaatcttctgtgtacctttcagtcattctcttaaatatacaggacaattagtgcatactatatgaagAGTCcgcgtcttatcctgatcaccgattttacactgaaagtacgaatgatatgctttttttaattaaaggagtaatgttttttctatttgattttacgttaAACtcgccacatacataacaaaacgCATCCACATCGTTTACACAATTTGGAGGCATTACAagactgcactgttaacaaacttaagatagCAATAAGaccgaacaaaattaattcattcgtaaatccagtgcttaatacaaacaacgcagctctgttttcagctacatgttttgacctgcacagacataacgcTTTTtggaaatgttattattttttaatcgtttagaaattctcctaagaaaaataagatcttaattagtcgaaatctcgagatactgagagtgaccttgctctacagcctcttgaccttttaagttggaaatttaatggcatcaatgtctcacatatagaagtaatatgaTCCTAGATTTAATACGATCGCCGATCTCTCCGTGTTGGTgcagtagcgtctcggcctttcatctagaggtcccgggttcaaataacggtcaggtatggcatttttcatacgctatcacCAGGCAGAAAAAAATTCGTGTTTTGTAGTTTCCGACGCGTGAGTTGTTGCTTATTTGTGGCGAACGACTAAAGTTTTGACTTTctctgaaaaataaatgaaattgaagttcgagctgtcataaaatgctttgttttaaattgtttaacccTGAATCGCAAAAATGGTGAGGTCAAAGCTGAGAACTGCTTAATTTGCAGATTTGTACAAATTGCCTTACACTTGGGGTATTAAAAAGTTAGTCTTTTgtctaaatgtattgaattgcgagctgactatgttgaaaaattttttaaattctgaaaaatcttttatgttttcTTCGACAGGCTGACAACTTTATTAATATCCCACTTTAAAGAATTCTTCCCCTACGTTTCTGACGGTATAAAAGTGGGCTGTTATATTTAATCGTTGCATTCAAGATGATAAACGCTCGGGACGTCCAAAAACTGCTACGACAGACGAAATCTTTACAAAAATCCTACTGTATTAATGATCGCCGACTGAATTTACGCGAGCCTGATGATGTCGCAAATATCTCGATAGATCGTATCCGCTACATTTTACGCGATTTTTTGGGGTATGAAAAAGCATTCTTTGCTTGAAGGGTGCCGCGTTTGTTAACTATCGACAGAAAACGCATTCGATTGAACACTTTTCAATGATGTTTAGACTTATATAAAGCAGTTCCCTTTAGTTTTATCGACTTTTTAACAGTTGCTGAGACAAAGATTCACCGTTACACCCCAAAGACCAAACAGTGGATGGGAACAGGTAAAAGTGCGTCCAAGATAGCGAAAATGGTTCCATCTGTAGGAAAGTCATGGCTTCGGATTTTGGAATACTCGTGGTGCGGTGCTCATAGACTACAGGGAAAAAAGGGACCATCAGCAGGGAGTATAACACTTCACTATTATGCCGATTGAGAGTTGCTATTTAGGTTAAATGTCCACATCTGGTCAAAAAGAAAGTGGCCTTCCCAAAACGATAATGCGCCTCCACACAGGTCTCGGGATTGTCATTGCAAAATTCCACGACCTTTTGAAATTCGCCTGCGATTAATTCCTCTTCCTAAATCTGAAGAAACCGCTTGCTGGACGAAGATTTACTAAAAATGGTGAGGTCTGAGCTGAGAACTGCTTAATCTGCAGATTTGGACAAATTGCCTTATACTTagggtattaaaaagttagtCTTTTGTCTAAACGTATTGAATTCCGAGCTgactatgttaaaaattttttttaaattctgaaaaatcttttatgttttatttgacaGGCTGACAACTTTATTAATATCCCACATCATCTCCTAAAATATTGAAATGCAATTCTGAAACAtctgtatacatacatacacatatacacaaatattaatttattgattgttttatattacgccagttagtaatgaaataatggTAGAAACAATTTTTACCATGCACTTAactgttatgataaaaaaaaaaattaccgctcAGTACTTTATTTAATTCCAACCAAATTTCCGACTGCGTAGTTTGTTctgtattatcatttatattattattaatattattatttttaatatcgttttgATCACCAACGTAACCGACAACTTTGACTTCTGCATCTTGAAATTGTGGAACGCTTTTCAAAGAAGTTAACAATGATTCTGCAAATGATGGCTGTTGTGGCTGTTGCATGTTTGGTAATTCATTGTTACttattattgatgaaattcctaaaagaaaaaaacgtttttacagatttgaagttatctataattaattgaattgttATAAATACTTAACAAATTGTATCTCTTAACAGTATTAACATATAATAATCGTTAAAATTAACCTTGGCCATGCGGTAGCCTCTCTCCCTTTCATCTGGAGGCTCTGGATTTGAGTCCCATCAGGTGTGGAAtattttacacgctacaaaaaattaactttattttcattcatctGCAACTGTTACAGGGTGCCAACAGATAAAACTTACAAGAAGGTTTCCTGTTAGTATGATAGATGTTATTCATGATTTGTGAAAAAACTAAACTAGTGAATATAAATTGCAATCCATCCTGCTTTAAAAATTCAgtcttttatattttgaatcgACTACCATATTCTGTATAGCTTTATTGAAAAGGACTTGTCCAAGATCTGAAAAATCACACCTATGCAGTAGACTACAACCATTAACCATAACATAGCAATCAAAAAGCTCAGTACATTGATAATAAgatgttttcattaaaagaacATGATTTTATTATACAGTCTACATCAGTTCTAGATCAGCGACCGCAATGCAAaactttatttgttgtaaatgccAAAATAGACTAGTTCTTAATAATACATTACTATTGAATTCAGTAACTAAATTCAAAGAGACAGGTTTTGTTAATGCAATAAGCAAATAATATTGAGGATAGTGTTGAATGCATATGCAGCTGCTAAAAATCATGATCGATTAATTGTCTTGCCAAAAAATTACACAGTTGCAGCCAAAATTAATTTGCTGAATTCAATCAATCATTGGGCAACGAAACAGTCAAATCTATGACCATATCGAATTCAAACAGTTCATAGACTATTAATCCCGgtgaagaaaaacaaatagaatattgTTAAAGGTTTTGTCAATTTGTGCATGAGGAAATTCATGTTAATAACTTGCTACTTTTCCTGACAAGGTGTGGTTGAATTTGGACAGCTACATTAAGATAGTTAGAACAGTAGAATTTGTATCGCTCTTAATCTCCATACATATGCAAAACCATTCCACTTGCATAAGAGGGGCATCTGAAGTGCAATATCACAATAAATCGTTAGTCCTATTTTCTTTTAGAACATTATTACTGCAGAATGGAATCAGAATTTTTATTGgaattcattgcactcttggaaaaGTAAGATCAACAGTTTTCATTAACGAATTTTTTGGTGATCGCTTCATTCTGGAAATCTTAACACCGGATTTGACACCGGCATACTTTTTTCTTTggagttactttaaaaaaaagcctGCAGTAGTAAAGCACGACTACTTGAACAACTGAAGATCAGTAtcaaacaaaactatacttaatatCCAGTCACAAACTGAAAACAGTTGCAAAATATACAGTGAAAAGGATGAAGCATGTATTAAGGAAGATGGCGGCCACTCAGCTTTTATTCTAGAATTCAGTGTTGTAAAATTTGATGATAAAACACACTTAATAACTTAACTTatgcatttttcatttaagtacatCAACTGATGATATAAGGCTATGATAGAGGAGGAGTTGCATTTTATATGAGACACTCTATAATTTACATATGATAAAGCATTACCTATTGTACatcaaaattacagtaattttttttgtcttttttttcctTTGACCTGTTTAGACATTTTTCTGTTAAcagagttttttcttatttaaaatgattataatgacGCCATGTATTGTAATAATTCATGCACACTTAACCCTTAAATGGTTGAAATCAAAATCTTAAGTGCCATTGTTGTTTTTCAAATTCGGTACTATAATATGATTAGCTGAAAATCCCCGTGcatattatgaaaaatcattGTACTCCCTTGAAAATTATGTCTCCTttcttatttagttaaatttttaagttgttttgatGATTTTATCATACTTTTCCTTAATTCTTCCAGGCTAACCATTGCTCTTTATTATAGTGTACTAGTCTTACCTAGTCCCTCCAGGTATGAtctaatatctatataaattatattagttatgtgTAATTCTGggtgaaatatttattcataattaagaatagacttaaatattttctataaacgTACCAGATGGTGAAAATATCACAGATAAATTTTCATcacgattattattaatattttgcttattatGTATCATTTTTGCTAATCTGTATATATTTGCATCCGCATCAGtttctgaaaaaataagaattttttaattaataataattttgaaaatttataatatttctttatttagaaatGAGCTAATTTCCATTCCACTAAGCCTATGAACTGTCaattattactatatatgtagttatagtatttctttaaatatatatgatttttatgagcaataattgtaaattagtttttaagaatgggagaaaattatttaatttctgttgagactgtctcaaaaataataataataataccagtattgttattaatttaaggatattaacaattaaaaaaataactccatcagatagataaaattattcaatagatTTATCTACACTTCAAAACTTGTTGAAAAAAGTCTTTGAGCGCCATTATTACATACtcatattgatgatgatgatgacaatgTTGTCATCGTCATCTATGAAATATTTTCCATCGGGATCTGTTTctagaaattgtttaaattgaaagtttttgGGCTATAAATTGAATGTTGACAACATTGCCACCTAATTCATCAATTTTTCCTAGGTGTTAATCAAGCTGTTTAAGATATGGCATTATCATAATAGAGCAGTTAGAAACCTGGATGTTTTATTTGCAATACAAAGCATCAATAAAACTTCTCCATGTGATGTTGCATTCATATTATCACCTAGCTTTTGGAAATGGGCTAGTAAGACTCCTTAAGAATGCCATCAACAACAAAGTTGTATGGTTAACCGCTTATTTTTTCTATGATTATGTAAAAGGATGTTGTTTCCACTGCATAGCATCATGCTTTGATTGTGAATCGATGTGATGTTCCCATGATCTTCTCCAATAACAATCCTGTTAAATATATATCTTCTACATTAATAAACTGGAAGAGATATTGCTCTAGtttgattattcattttatgttataattacattTCCTCTCCTTTATCTGTTGTTAATTGTTTGTCTACATGAATCATCAATTACTGTCATATTGTCAGTTCTGATGTCGATTCATTCAtggtgttctgccattagggcaggtcttGTCACGACTGCTGCACTCCATCTTGTTCTATATTTTGCTAACCtttttgtttcagcatattttcccttttctataaattcatccatcatttgaaatctcttccttccttccttccaTTCAGCAAGCCTTCTATTGCattcactaataaacaccttcttcttgtacaatgtcctagccagttccttttcctatattcagtcATGTTTTTAGCactttcctgttctctccgattctccttaatacttatTCATTTGTTACACGGTCTTGCCGTCTgtcatttatcattctgcgctgCACCTGCGTCTCCAAAGCCTCAATTCATTTTCTGTGTTCTTTTTCTCATCATCCACATTTCAGCTCCATAGACCATcatgctctaaaaaaaaaaacatttcattaatctcttctttaacgctaagtttaactttgcAATCAGCAGTCTTTCGTTCTCATTAAATGCCTACTTACTTCTTGATATGCTTGtgcaaatataataattctactgtgcaagtcaggtcatcagttataaagctctctaactactgaaatttcttcatctGCTGTTAAACTTCCCTATCTTAATATCAATCCTATCCTCTCTTCCTCCTAATACTGagcattttgtcttctttttgttgatcCTCATAACCTGACTTTCACAAGCTTCATTTAAATCATcaagtatttcatttaatttatttgggcTGTTCCATCAGTATcaccatgtcatcagcaaaacatATACAATCAATTTTTCTTCCCCTGATCTTTATTCCTCCTTTCCCATTCACGCagcctttaattttttcttccagaTATATTTTAGTCAGTATTGGTGATGTGAAGCATCTCTGCCTCACTCATCTTCCAATCCCTATTCTTCCTGTCGTTTCATCTCCtctcacttttattctctggttatagtATAGCACTTTTATTACACGCCTCTCTTTCCAGTCAACTCCTCCTTTtccaaaattaacagtaatttatcccatctaaTTCTGTCAATCGCCTTTTCTAGGTCGACAAATGTAACATACACTGTCTGCCTCCTTTCCACGTATCTCTCACCTATTACTCTTAgcagataatttattatatatcctTTTGTTTAGAACTCTTAAACACCTTAGCTATACCTTAGCTGCCTTTAATATTAGGCTAATTgttctgtgttttatttattttcttttctgttagaAAAACCTGGAAGTCCTCTGGCCACTTTCCAAAGTATTGTATTGCTTAGATCTAGTAATAACAATTCTCGTAGTGCTTTGAACAGTTAACTGGTGTTTCATCATATcccttagcttttactttctcatcattttaattgtgtaatttagttcactttttaa
Proteins encoded:
- the LOC142333792 gene encoding uncharacterized protein LOC142333792 isoform X3 — translated: MLQMHKSLLGLFIVIVCFDVLNAFPSSLQSKQTTIPDPSFTISEPSFSANAPAPATEGSAFLFPPTEPMKTDADANIYRLAKMIHNKQNINNNRDENLSVIFSPSGISSIISNNELPNMQQPQQPSFAESLLTSLKSVPQFQDAEVKVVGYVGDQNDIKNNNINNNINDNTEQTTQSEIWLELNKVLSGNFFFYHNSDIPESQTAAPISTQQQVPSPSPVNGDAAIPAAVAVFATNMDDISPFIKNILDKNSISRDSLLSQSNTGQETVQAINRIPSESTGITAAPRDLEEKVPQENSQTNVFEIPVLINTAEQLPQQAMPQLKQQQAEQLPQPQPVVRSHSYNNYINRLSDFYDSDKLNAPILEKPDDRPWYYKYIDAGEKAASWAQQKSNNLQSAYNEFKDGVMEIISPNNVQDSRDYYAHRSMEKQNQGIEHRYFNIF
- the LOC142333792 gene encoding uncharacterized protein LOC142333792 isoform X5 — translated: MLQMHKSLLGLFIVIVCFDVLNAFPFSANAPAPATEGSAFLFPPTEPMKTDADANIYRLAKMIHNKQNINNNRDENLSVIFSPSGISSIISNNELPNMQQPQQPSFAESLLTSLKSVPQFQDAEVKVVGYVGDQNDIKNNNINNNINDNTEQTTQSEIWLELNKVLSGNFFFYHNSDIPESQTAAPISTQQQVPSPSPVNGDAAIPAAVAVFATNMDDISPFIKNILDKNSISRDSLLSQSNTGQETVQAINRIPSESTGITAAPRDLEEKVPQENSQTNVFEIPVLINTAEQLPQQAMPQLKQQQAEQLPQPQPVVRSHSYNNYINRLSDFYDSDKLNAPILEKPDDRPWYYKYIDAGEKAASWAQQKSNNLQSAYNEFKDGVMEIISPNNVQDSRDYYAHRSMEKQNQGIEHRYFNIF
- the LOC142333792 gene encoding uncharacterized protein LOC142333792 isoform X2, which encodes MLQMHKSLLGLFIVIVCFDVLNAFPFFHFHRSDVKNITETIGANAASLQSKQTTIPDPSFTISEPSFSANAPAPATEGSAFLFPPTEPMKTDADANIYRLAKMIHNKQNINNNRDENLSVIFSPSGISSIISNNELPNMQQPQQPSFAESLLTSLKSVPQFQDAEVKVVGYVGDQNDIKNNNINNNINDNTEQTTQSEIWLELNKVLSGDIPESQTAAPISTQQQVPSPSPVNGDAAIPAAVAVFATNMDDISPFIKNILDKNSISRDSLLSQSNTGQETVQAINRIPSESTGITAAPRDLEEKVPQENSQTNVFEIPVLINTAEQLPQQAMPQLKQQQAEQLPQPQPVVRSHSYNNYINRLSDFYDSDKLNAPILEKPDDRPWYYKYIDAGEKAASWAQQKSNNLQSAYNEFKDGVMEIISPNNVQDSRDYYAHRSMEKQNQGIEHRYFNIF
- the LOC142333792 gene encoding uncharacterized protein LOC142333792 isoform X1, which codes for MLQMHKSLLGLFIVIVCFDVLNAFPFFHFHRSDVKNITETIGANAASLQSKQTTIPDPSFTISEPSFSANAPAPATEGSAFLFPPTEPMKTDADANIYRLAKMIHNKQNINNNRDENLSVIFSPSGISSIISNNELPNMQQPQQPSFAESLLTSLKSVPQFQDAEVKVVGYVGDQNDIKNNNINNNINDNTEQTTQSEIWLELNKVLSGNFFFYHNSDIPESQTAAPISTQQQVPSPSPVNGDAAIPAAVAVFATNMDDISPFIKNILDKNSISRDSLLSQSNTGQETVQAINRIPSESTGITAAPRDLEEKVPQENSQTNVFEIPVLINTAEQLPQQAMPQLKQQQAEQLPQPQPVVRSHSYNNYINRLSDFYDSDKLNAPILEKPDDRPWYYKYIDAGEKAASWAQQKSNNLQSAYNEFKDGVMEIISPNNVQDSRDYYAHRSMEKQNQGIEHRYFNIF
- the LOC142333792 gene encoding uncharacterized protein LOC142333792 isoform X4, which encodes MLQMHKSLLGLFIVIVCFDVLNAFPFFHFHRSDVKNITETIGANAASLQSKQTTIPDPSFTISEPSFSANAPAPATEGSAFLFPPTEPMKTDADANIYRLAKMIHNKQNINNNRDENLSVIFSPSGISSIISNNELPNMQQPQQPSFAESLLTSLKSVPQFQDAEVKVVGYVGDQNDIKNNNINNNINDNTEQTTQSEIWLELNKVLSGNFFFYHNSDIPESQTAAPISTQQQVPSPSPVNGDAAIPAAVAVFATNMDDISPFIKNILDKNSISRDSLLSQSNTGQETVQAINRIPSESTGITAAPRDLEEKVPQENSQTNVFEIPVLINTAEQLPQQAMPQLKQQQAEQLPQPQPVVRSHIDAGEKAASWAQQKSNNLQSAYNEFKDGVMEIISPNNVQDSRDYYAHRSMEKQNQGIEHRYFNIF